Proteins encoded within one genomic window of Panicum virgatum strain AP13 chromosome 1N, P.virgatum_v5, whole genome shotgun sequence:
- the LOC120655360 gene encoding uncharacterized protein LOC120655360: MASQQGNTSTSNTAASPASVAAEYDPKTDPKRRPANSKDPGWEFGYWENPNDRDKVTCKMCSKKIPGGIKRFKQHLAGGYGDVILCPGSSTELRKRMKEYLDGNKRRRPLYLDEQENEEDEDVVEVVQEEASRAATANSQVTTKVPSSGTASKRRQSTLQFKPAAASKGKEKPNENKKSVAAMFRRTPEEIVDERHSGRFQKTIQNSMRTKDEKHYVDVQWALFFYEAGIAIHAAAARQFEVALEATAQYGSGYVPPSEYMLREPLLWECVKLTGNMRVDHERAWKHYGCTLMSDGWTDRRGRHLINFLVNSPEGTYFLESIDASGEVHDAYLLVDLLEERINQIGKDKVVQVVTDNGSNYKAAGKLLMERIPTLFWSPCATHCLDLMLEDIGNLKEFKKTITRGKRVANFIYRHGRILSAMREKTNGKEIVRPGATRFATSYLSLKSLYTLKDPLKALFVCDIWTTSKLAKTNAGTKAHDTVLSTEFWNSVEDCLRASAPLLIVLRAADGDEKPAMPEVAALMAEAKEKIKLSFATQNKSGLLKKIMGIIEKRWLNQMDHPLYGAALYLNPGKLFPLIKADDDETVGQLRACFLKVLRRMVPEREIRNKINDQAMDYECQRGDAFSDEMAIENIESKSPLDWWRSYGGLAIDLQRFARHVVGLCASSAGCERNWSTFEQIHTKKRNRLLHKRLNAIVFISYNRKMKTRFQMLRQKKKNIDPLVISHFDWDNEWADSLHVPPQGHRGCELDDGLTWNLVDEVVGASEALRGRNLPRTAHRYNHGEPITYKKRARSSATIVEDDEDEHMCSENEEEEELQDPYDDVDVTDDEDSPSNDAEENRDAANSNEFDDGY, translated from the exons ATGGCAAG CCAACAGGGCAACACCAGCACCAGCAACACAGCAGCAAGTCCAGCTTCTGTGGCAGCCGAGTACGATCCCAAGACTGATCCAAAGAGAAGACCAGCCAACTCAAAAGATCCAGGATGGGAGTTTGGCTACTGGGAAAATCCTAATGATCGAGATAAAGTGACATGCAAGATGTGCAGcaagaagattccaggaggaATTAAAAGGTTTAAGCAACATCTAGCTGGTGGTTATGGAGATGTGATCCTATGTCCAGGGTCTAGCACTGAGTTAAGGAAAAGGATGAAAGAATACTTGGATGGCAACAAGAGGAGGAGGCCACTGTACTTGGATGAACAAGAAAATGAGGAAGATGAAGATGTGGTGGAGGTGGTACAAGAAGAGGCTTCAAGGGCTGCCACTGCAAATTCCCAGGTCACCACCAAGGTGCCAAGTTCAGGAACAGCTTCTAAAAGAAGACAATCAACCCTCCAATTCAAGCCTGCAGCAGCTAGCAAGGGCAAGGAAAAACCAAATGAGAATAAGAAGTCAGTTGCTGCTATGTTTAGAAGAACTCCTGAAGAGATTGTTGATGAAAGGCATTCAGGGAGGTTCCAAAAGACCATCCAAAACAGCATGAGGACTAAGGATGAGAAGCATTATGTGGATGTGCAATGGGCTCTGTTTTTCTACGAGGCAGGCATAGCAAtccatgctgctgctgcaagaCAGTTTGAGGTTGCACTTGAGGCCACAGCACAATATGGTTCTGGATATGTGCCTCCTTCTGAATACATGCTCAGGGAGCCATTGCTTTGGGAGTGTGTCAAGTTGACAGGTAacatgagagttgaccatgaacgagCATGGAAGCACTATGGTTGCACACTTATGTCAGATGGTTGGACTGATAGGAGAGGGCGTCATTTGATCAACTTTCTTGTGAATAGCCCAGAGGGGACTTATTTTTTGGAGTCAATTGATGCATCAGGTGAAGTACATGATGCCTATTTGCTAGTTGATCTATTGGAGGAGAGAATTAATCAGattggaaaagacaaagtgGTTCAAGTTGTCACTGATAATGGTTCTAACTACAAGGCAGCAGGCAAGCTTCTAATGGAGAGGATTCCTACACTGTTTTGGAGTCCTTGTGCTACACATTGCCTGGATCTTATGCTAGAGGACATAGGGAATTTGAAGGAATTTAAGAAGACTATTACACGTGGTAAGCGGGTCGCCAATTTCATTTATAGGCATGGGAGAATTCTTAGTGCAATGAGGGAGAAGACAAATGGTAAAGAAATTGTGAGACCTGGTGCCACTCGATTTGCAACTTCATATCTTTCTTTGAAGAGCTTGTATACACTCAAGGATCCATTGAAGGCCTTGTTTGTTTGCGACATATGGACTACCAGCAAGTTGGCAAAAACTAATGCTGGGACAAAAGCACATGACACTGTGCTCTCTACTGAATTCTGGAACTCAGTTGAAGATTGTCTTAGAGCTTCAGCCCCACTGCTGATTGTGCTAAGGGCTGCTGATGGTGATGAAAAGCCGGCAATGCCGGAGGTTGCTGCACTAATGGCTGAAGCAAAGGAAAAGATAAAGCTAAGCTTTGCCACTCAAAACAAGTCAGGGCTGCTCAAAAAAATCATGGGAATTATTGAGAAACGTTGGTTGAACCAAATGGATCATCCATTGTATGGGGCTGCACTGTATTTGAATCCAGGAAAATTGTTTCCCCTCATAAAAGCTGATGATGATGAAACTGTTGGGCAGTTAAGGGCTTGCTTCCTTAAAGTGCTTCGAAGAATGGTACCAGAGAGGGAAATtcggaacaagatcaatgatcAAGCCATGGACTATGAGTGTCAAAGAGGAGATGCATTTTCAGATGAAATGGCTATAGAAAACATTGAATCAAAGAGCCCTC TTGATTGGTGGCGTTCCTATGGTGGCTTGGCCATTGACTTGCAAAGGTTTGCTAGGCATGTTGTTGGTCTATGTGCTTCCTCAGCTGGCTGCGAGCGAAATTGGAGTACTTTTGAACAA ATCCATACAAAGAAAAGGAACCGGCTGCTACATAAGAGATTGAATGCCATTGTCTTCATTTCATACAACCGCAAGATGAAAACTAGATTTCAAATGTTGCgtcagaagaagaaaaacattGATCCTTTGGTCATTTCACATTTTGATTGGGACAATGAATGGGCTGATTCGTTGCATGTACCTCCTCAAGGTCATCGTGGCTGTGAGTTAGATGATGGTCTCACATGGAACCTTGTTGATGAAGTTGTTGGAGCATCAGAAGCACTTCGTGGTCGCAATCTTCCTAGGACAGCTCATAGATACAACCATGGTGAGCCAATCACTTACAAGAAACGTGCAAGAAGTTCTGCTACAattgttgaagatgatgaagatgaacacATGTGTTCAgagaatgaagaagaggaagagcttCAAGATCCATATGATGATGTAGATGTCACCGATGATGAGGATTCTCCCTCCAATGATGCTGAAGAAAACAGAGATGCTGCTAACTCCAATGAATTTGATGATGGATATTGA